The DNA sequence CTCTCTAAATACCTCTTCAGAGTCATAGTCCATATCCCCGCCTTTTTTAACGAGTTTGTAAGGGAAGATTTTCTTTACATCTAATCCAAGATTCTTTGCAAGCCTCTTACCCAGTTCAATATAGATAAATGTGTCTGATTTATATCCCGGCTGGAGGTCAACGCACTTGGAATTGACAGACATCCTTCTCTCAGAACTTACATAAAAGCCTGACGCCTCACCCCATGAAACACCGGGAAATATAACATCTGCATAAAAGTTATTCGGCGCATGGTGATAGAGTTCCTGAGCAATTGTGAATGTCCTTGTTATTGCAGGTCTTACGAGGGTTGCTGTGTCCGGCGGGTCAATGTGTGTTCCAAGCGTAAGCCATAGCGCATTGATTGCATCAGGTTTGCCTACCCTTGATGGATTTGCCCTTTCATACATGCCTAATCCAAGTCCGGGATTTTTCTGCTCAGCAGTTGCAGCAAGCCTTGCAGGATCAACACCCCAGAGTTCTGAAATAGCATCCCTGTGCTTTACATTCTCAATGCCCTGATTGAACGGCAGCCTTCCTGTGAGTCCGCCCATCATCCTCCTGCCGACTGCATTTGGCTGGCCTGTCATTGAAAATGGGCATGCCCCTGGTCTTCCTGTGTTGCCTGTTATGGCATGGAGGTTATAGATGCCGATTGTATTGTGCTGTCCATGCAGGTGCTGGTTGTATCCAATGCCCCAGAATGACACAACACCGCCGTAACCCCTTTGCCTGCCCTTCATTGATGCATCTGCCCATATATCAGCAATCTTTGCAATCAATTCAGGGTCAATATCTATGCCTCTTTTTGTCTTTGCCTCAGGTCCCCTTGGATTATAGTCAGCCTTTACACCCTGCAGATATTCCTTCCAGCCCTTTGCATTCTTTTCAAGCCAATCGTATGGAATAACCTGCTCATGCCTTGTCAGGATTTCATACGCAATTGCATTGTGTATTGCAAGGTCGCCGTTGATTGTTGGGAAATGGAATGAGTTATTTGGGTTGATTGCCTCATAACCCTTTACGCTAGGCGTCCTTCTTGGGTCAACAATCAGGGTTGGAATATCATCCCTTCTCTTTCTGTCTGCAACACGCCAGAAAAGAACAGGGTGTCCTTCCCTTGGGTTGTGCCCCCAGTGGGTTATGAAGTCCGCCTTGTCTATATCGCTGTATGAGCCTGCTGCCAAATCAGAACCCTGTGTTGCAAAATAGCCTGTAACAGCAGATGTCATGCACATCCTCGGGCTGCCTTCAATGGTTGTTGAGCCTATTACGCCCTTCATTATCTTGTTCTCAAGGTAGTTGTTCTCCGTAAACTGCTGTCCTGATGACCACATGCCAAGTGTATTAGGCCCGAACTTTTTGATTAACTCGGTCAGTTTATTTGCCGCAATGTCAAGCCCTTCTTCCCATGTAACACGGTTAAAGTGCTTGTCATCCATGCCGCCGGCTCCTTTTGTCTTTGAGACATTGCCGCTTATCGGGTCTGACATATCCTTTCTAACCAAAACAGGCTTCTTTGCCCATTCTGCAGGGAACCTGTCAACAAGCAGAGGCTCGTCTGCTGTAAGACCTTTTATGCACCGGAGCCCTTTATTTGTCGGATAATCCCTTCTCGGAATGATACCAACAATCTTGTTGCCTTCGACCTGGACAGTTGTTCCGCATCCAACACCGCAGTATGGACATGCAGCATAAAATGATTTCCTTTCAGCAGCATGGGCAATGCCTTTCTCTGCCTCATTAGCTGTTATAAATTCCTTTCCAAAAAGACCGCTTACTGCTGCTGCGCCTGTTGCTGCTGCTGACGCCTTTAAAAATGTCCTTCTTGTTAAACCCTTTTTTATCCTTCCTATACTCATTTTATATATCACCTCCTATTTTATTTATTTATTTCTTCTTAGGTCCTTCCATAAGCCATGGCTCAAGCCTTGATGCCGCGTTCTTGTCCCAAGTTCTAATG is a window from the Deltaproteobacteria bacterium genome containing:
- a CDS encoding molybdopterin-dependent oxidoreductase, which codes for MSIGRIKKGLTRRTFLKASAAATGAAAVSGLFGKEFITANEAEKGIAHAAERKSFYAACPYCGVGCGTTVQVEGNKIVGIIPRRDYPTNKGLRCIKGLTADEPLLVDRFPAEWAKKPVLVRKDMSDPISGNVSKTKGAGGMDDKHFNRVTWEEGLDIAANKLTELIKKFGPNTLGMWSSGQQFTENNYLENKIMKGVIGSTTIEGSPRMCMTSAVTGYFATQGSDLAAGSYSDIDKADFITHWGHNPREGHPVLFWRVADRKRRDDIPTLIVDPRRTPSVKGYEAINPNNSFHFPTINGDLAIHNAIAYEILTRHEQVIPYDWLEKNAKGWKEYLQGVKADYNPRGPEAKTKRGIDIDPELIAKIADIWADASMKGRQRGYGGVVSFWGIGYNQHLHGQHNTIGIYNLHAITGNTGRPGACPFSMTGQPNAVGRRMMGGLTGRLPFNQGIENVKHRDAISELWGVDPARLAATAEQKNPGLGLGMYERANPSRVGKPDAINALWLTLGTHIDPPDTATLVRPAITRTFTIAQELYHHAPNNFYADVIFPGVSWGEASGFYVSSERRMSVNSKCVDLQPGYKSDTFIYIELGKRLAKNLGLDVKKIFPYKLVKKGGDMDYDSEEVFRE